Genomic window (Longimicrobium sp.):
CGGGCGCCCGCGGGTCTACCCTCATCATCATGAGCCGCCAGCTCTCGCACGAAGGCGCTCCCTGACGTCCCCCGCTGGTCCGCCGCTTGCCTTCCAGGCGCGCATGACGAGCAAGAGCACGGTGGCGCGGTGGATGGGCGCGGCGGTGGCCGCGGGTGCGGCGGTGGGGGCGTACGCAGTCGCCGTGGAGCCGCTCTGGCTGCAGGTGACGCGGCCGCGAATCCACATCCGCGGGCTGCACCCGGACCTGGAGGGCTTTCGCATCGCTCTGCTGACGGACATGCACGCGGGCGGGGGAACGCCCCTGTGGCTGATCCGCCGCGCGTGCCGGCTGGCGATGGCCGAGCGCCCGCACCTTGTGGCACTCACGGGCGACTTCGCGCACGACAAGGCGAAGAGCTTCCGGCCGGTGCTGGACGCGATGTCCGGGCTTTCGGCGCCGCACGGGGTGTGGGCGGTGCCCGGCAACCACGACCACACGGTGGGCATCGACCGCTGGCACGAGGAGCTGGATGGGCACCCGGTGATCCGCAACCTGACGAACGCTTCGGCGCTGCGGCGGGTGGGGTCGGCGACCCTCTGCGTGGC
Coding sequences:
- a CDS encoding metallophosphoesterase; this encodes MTSKSTVARWMGAAVAAGAAVGAYAVAVEPLWLQVTRPRIHIRGLHPDLEGFRIALLTDMHAGGGTPLWLIRRACRLAMAERPHLVALTGDFAHDKAKSFRPVLDAMSGLSAPHGVWAVPGNHDHTVGIDRWHEELDGHPVIRNLTNASALRRVGSATLCVAGVDDYREGQPSLRALPPPEDRDFTLLLAHNPDQAEHARREYDAVDLIVSGHTHGGQVRLPFVGALRNPAEFDELYEEGLRRRPWTQVYTSRGVGTVGLTLRFLCRPEVAVLELTAAPRPARDSANF